In the genome of Rhopalosiphum padi isolate XX-2018 chromosome 1, ASM2088224v1, whole genome shotgun sequence, the window agaatcataacacattttaatagcCTATAAGTACACATGaatacaacaacaaaatatcaataatataatatacaattagtaaatctacctatattatttattttcacacaTCCCCCTAGCCCCCCATTGCTATGTGCATACCATATTATCATGTCTAAatttagcaatataaatatatattgatatttttttttagattgtagATGATATTACGGCTAGtaactttaataaatgtatgatgaaatgtttattttatcatgcATACATCAggattaacttttaagtatatactTAACGATATCTTATAACGTGGTATAAATCATGTAAGTTCGTAGATTTTATCGTAACAAACTAACAAAGTTGAAAGTAACAAACTACAAACATGTAGTAGTCCACTATAGTCCGTGACTGTGACCATAATAGAcatggacatattattattattttttatttaatcaatgatttattatcaattaacaacgataacaaattttattgataataaataataattccgtGGCGAAAACATTGTGTACGTCCTTTTCGTGATAAGGATTCAAATTTCGAACGTTTTTTAtctttgttattgttattacttgtgagttgtttaatatttttgtattttttacttacAAAGTTACGAGTCTCGAGCTACGACCAAAAGTTAAAGTTGTAGCTGTTAAGTAACCGACGTAACGTCTAATATCTTGAGTTCTGGCGACAGCAGTGAGTCATCGAACTACTGATTACTGAAGTGAGTTCATAATctgttaatatttcaaaaaaatgtaatgtttatttCTCTGAAATTTCGTTTGTTTAATAcgcatgattttaattttaattttaaacaaagtatCCATGAATAAATCGAAGTTTAATACAAATGTAAGCATGTGATATTATCGGTTTCCAACCATCAGTCAAAGAAAGCTTAAGTCCTGACTATTTAGGCCGACcaatcattgtttttttaagtTGTACAACTATATGCCTAAATATTTCTATGAATGTCTTTGATCaacatcaatttaattttatcctaCTTATGACTAGAAAACCATCtgatattttgtttatcattcaaaacttatattatacatttgtacatgtaacacaattattattatcaatatacacattttatgctCACAATACTGttacaatatatcataattgATTGTCAGAAAATATTAGAATGGATAATAAAGCTGTATACCAACCAATGGTCACCGACGAACCACAAAATGAAGTACAAAACTCCAACATTCATCCATTGTCGTCTGATCATATGAATATAAGTGTAGCGTTTAAGGAAATAGTGTCCAAGGATCCACCCAGGTATACAAAATTTCTCGAAGCTGTCAACAAGACATTTGAAGAAATTAGTGATTGTGTTgggtaaattaaatacaatttctataatttaatattatactgacatGATTATTTATGTAGATAATAGGTGTGCGCAGACCTGAATTTCGCGGGGTGCCTACAATTTTTTTGGGCCCTTTTCTTAATTTAGACCCTCTCTTAACAagacatgtacatattttaataaattataatgcctgaataaacattactaaaattatatcacatattaatcaGTAGTATTACTAgtaccaaattatataatatttcaatagatagttggatctaaaatctatttttaagataattgcaatatattttatttattatttttacttttgtagtcaataacatctagctgttataatcataataaattttaccacgcaaatttaaaatattttaagttgtattaatttttttatcccaaaacataattttttacaacatattttagaaaaaatataatttttattctagtaacatttaaaatacggACCCTTTAGGGCCCCAATTACATGTCGGGGGGGGGAGGTGCCCAGGAACACCTGGAACcccccgtgcgcacgcctatgatgTAGATAACTACATAAACtatgaaacattttaatttttatttttatttttagtccaGAAgagtttaaaaacataatgggcaatatatcatttttaaaaagtaaaaggaATGTGACAAATTTATTGACTACATTAAAATCTCAAATCAGTAACCTGATGAGCAAGCATTTTGAACAAATTATCGAGGAAGAAAATCTATCTGAattgtttactaaaaaaaattcattaaatgagGAAGAagcaaagtatattattttatgcctTAATACTTGCTTATTATTAAGTTTGGTcgcatttgatatattttatgagaaattgttgttatttttagaaaatattatatagataataattctaTGGAAATAATAGAATTAGAAGAGCTTTTGCATCAGCTTGATTTACAAATTATGGGTTTGGAAGAAACTAATGAAGTATTATTCAATCAAGGAAAGTTTAATAAACAACGGTTCGATCAACTATCAGAAAGGATAACAATGTTAATAGATGATTGTCAGATTAAATACACTGACTGTGTGCAACAAACGGACTTAATAAGAAAAGATTTCACCAACATATTGAAAGATCCTTGaatgacgaataatatatactatatcttttgaatttatgatataaCACTAACAGTTAAgatatgtttaattttcaacttgACCATTTTCACTAAACCAGTGTTTAATGGTgtgtattatcaataataataatagttactattaaaaatattactggtACAAGTTTCAGTACgggtatatttaagtttaataataaagattagGTAATAagctgtattttttatttttatatttctcacATCCAttcaacatatatttatagttgaaaaatatttgaaaactttcataaattgttaatttattttaccataataatacatgatgttacaataatatattttaataattgctgAGTAcactttgaaaataaattgtaacataCAGGTACATAATActtaatttcaaacaaaaatgtaatacattttgaaaattagaaatataatatttaatgtttactttATCAAAAGGTTcaaaacatcaataataatgtcTATGCGGTGTGTTAAGGACATGTGACTGGTAGAGATTAAGCACtagaaattaacaaaaaaagtaatgttacattttaagtaatacatatcttttttatttatcataaattatgaaataaatttttaaattttttaacaaagtCAAAaagaaactaattaaatatattcattgatTGTACCCAAGTATagtaagtaaacaatacacaattaaattggttattgaaatttatcacaattgatttaaaaataaaatatttaatatttatgcagtTTACTGCACCAATGCCATGAGCTCGTCTTTTAAATAAGGATGTTCCTCATTATTTTCAGGTGGATCATTAGTGAAGAGTAAAACAGTGGTAGGCACCAAGTTCAATTCGCTTAAAGTCATATTTTCATGCTCATTTTCAAAAGTACTTCCACTGGACAGTCTCAGCTTGAATGGTCGCTGTTCATCAAATACACTTTCTTTAACAAATTCCAGTACGTCAGACAAATGTTCATTGACACCAAATGTTCcctgattaaaaaattaaaacatcataACAATGGCAAGTACAATTCTAAACAATGCAAGTTTACCTGTAAAATCAAACAGTCTGGAAATTTAATTCGAATCAAACAGTACTTGTAATTTGATTTGTATCTATTTTGTTCTTTCATAcgcatatttttagtttttagaatCATTTCACTCTCCAGTTTTTCAGTcctaatattaaacaaacattgtatcattttaaatttgttgattgaataaaagtagttattaatttaatcaagaGCATCCTCTTGATTAAATTACCACATGCTCAcactatttgtaatttataaatgaaaatagttttgagtGGAACAATCTCAGCAATagtttaactaaattttaacaCACAGAGAATAACATTGTCTATGTTTAAgtgtttttttctaaaataactcAAAGATAGTCAATAATCATTCTTAAAGATTTGTGTACTTGGTTTTATTTCTCATTTGTGGTTACCAATTAAAATCTAGCaagttatgatataaataatagcaaattaaaaccaaattttgaatgtgcataattgttattaagttaactaatttttattattgttaaattacatGAGCTTCTATAACTTAAGAgcctaaataatatgtattgtacatttgtgccaatatttttgtatttacctTTTTTGATATTCTGCTTTTATTTCAGCAGTAGAGACTATGAAAAACTCTGGAGGTAATGACACTTTTGTTGATGCTTGCGATGGTAAGAGTACCTGAACATTTCTATCCAAGACTAATTGAATGCGCTCTGCAGATTGTAAGTCGTCCACAGTGGTCTGCACTGAGGCTAAATTATCCAAACATTCTTCGGGAAAAACTAAGAAATCTTCTTCTTGTTCTTGgtacataagtttttttttaacaaaaccaaTAGATTCTAAGAATTCAATTGCTCCTTTAATTGGCAACACCTTTTcaacaaatgttttattagttaatCTGACTTTGCGATATTTTTCTTCGTCTTTATTTCTAATGATATTTTCTGCATATGTCACAAGCAACTTAATGCACTCTTCAACCTTTTCAACAGAAAATTATTAGTGAAATGGATTAATTAATTCTACAGTATTTGTCTgaagattttattttaccttGGTTCTATTGTGATTGCAATTTTGGATTAGTAGAATCGATTGTAGTATAGGATCATCTTTCATTTGTTCTTTAATAAattcttctatttttatatgCCACTCTTCTTGTGGCAAAACTTCTAAGCCtaaacatgatatatataaattaaaaatttaatttttccatttgattaaataaataaattgttataaaataaaaactaacctaTCATTGGGCACTGGAAATAAATACCACTAGTAGCTAATGGTCCAGGAACTTCAACACTTGTATTTTCTTCTTCTGAACAGGTAAATGTATCTATGTTTTGGTTCACGTTTTTTCTTTCAGCTTCCAATTCTTTTCTAGCTCTTGATTTAATTGCAGCCAATGAACTGAAAACCAAAAGCGTACCCACTTaagacataaattaaatattattcttaaaatgatattatactcACATGTTAAGAGGGCCGGTGGTGGTCTTTTTACTTTCAAACCGAGCCAAGGCTGCAGCTGCTGCCTGTTTGGCTTCATCAGTAGGCTCAACTCTACAAACGCGAGATGTCTCGCCTTGTTTAGTCACAGTCTTAGCTGTGGCAGTGCCTTCATTCAGACGGTGACCGGGTCCTGCTCTTTTGAATTTCACAtcagctttttttttttggaaaaattttttcaatttgtcaCTCATTATATGCGTGGGGTATATGATTTAGGTAACTTCAACTGGGATACGTCTTCTCTTAGTTCATCAACCACAGTTTctgtaaaaattacatttaatgaaGAATTAGATTTGTAATGATGATCAAATAGACCCACTTTTCACAGTGGTGgtgatttttaaaaagaaaaatattctgttacCAACCGGTGGACAGGAAGCGCTCGTAGATGTCACCACTGTACTTGCCCCAAACGAATATCAAAAGGACGAGCAGGAGACTCTCGAACAGCACTAGCGAGTTGAATATGTCAACTTGGAATCGGTCGAAGCTGACAAAGTGCAGTGTGTCGTACAGTGCACGAATGACCACGGCGCGCAGGTCCGTCAGGGAGAAACAGTCGTCGAGTACGGTGAGCGTGTAGAGCTTGGCGAACGTGGACAGACCGTGCAGACAGCCGATCGTGGATGTATCGTTATTCGACGGAGTCGGGACGACGTGTTCTTGAAATGTCATTACAGCTGCTCACGATGATACCGCTTTTGCGGGCCGGACGATGTGATCGGTGTttgaaaaaccataataatattattgttatttatttttattatcgtcgAACGGTCAACTAAGAACGACCACGACGATGAAGAACGTAAAATGGATAATCGAGTAAATCTGTAATACTAGTACCTACTAAATTACTGTAACACTATAGCATGCTCGGTAatcttataggtattataatatttgttattacgtATATTCAACGTTTGTTATCGTGTattggtgtatattataataataataaatatcatatccaTGGACGCGAGAACGCTATTACGCATGATCCACCTTATCACTTATCATTGGACCTGATATCAGAACCGAGGTATCTAATTATTGTTCTGTGCTGATATCGATCATGAATAATGATCATTATTTACAGTCATGATCCACGCCCAACAGATCAAGATAAGTGGATTATGGACCTGAAACGAACAGATGACTGATGTGTGTGTGACGAGAAGAGAACTAGAATTTTACTAGAAAGTAGAAGGAATCTGGAATCTAGTTTACACGacgaatactataatatataggtagcgCTTGATACATATGTTATTAACTTGTTATTTTTCACCTAATACAAAACTCTTCTAAAGTCCTAAACTCCTAAATCTTACCGGTAATACTACTATCCACTTTTCCAGTTCATTCTATCTTAATTCTTAGTCCGTGAGCAAATTTCATCCACGATCACTATTAAAGACTAAATATATtagcattaataaaattatagaataatattagtcaaaatattacaataggtaagttgactctaatattaaagctaacatgaCAAACTGTATTCTGCTGAAAGAAAagttgctatgatctacattagtaagatagagacaacatatgcgggtataacgtcttCTTAAGTATAATTGaattgcaattaaaatattaggaaactcatatcttatttttgtttcttcaaaccattctaatattttatgcacATTTGAAGCATCAAATGATGGATTACTGAGATCCCAATATTCTCTAAATTGAATCAACTCATTTTTATGCAaggttatttgtaatttttattctttttatatataaattaaattgttcaagGCTTGAAACttcaaatttaagttaatacgCTCAATTAAAGCCTATGTTATAcacattatcaaatattatacattttataaaatggatCATTTGGATCCAAAAAAACTAGGacacttatttaaaatgtatacaaaataaattattaaattaattttgtttgttaaaaccGTTTagagcattttttattttttattttttattttgtatttttcttttgtgtatacagatttaatagatttagctgttttaaaagattataattaacttacgaacttattttattttatatactgtgtaatttgttttgtttggattcaaaataaaattttgataaagattaataatgtatgtaacgTCACACTTATCGTCTGTATATCATTATTTGGCTGGATATTTAACTTCAGTGTGAATAAAAATGCTAAGATACATTGTTATATCCAGTTATCCTTTTATCGAAGTCTGTTACAAATTTATCTACAATCATGATATGTGTTTCTATtctaaatttgttaatattttttaactgagtTGAACTTGAGATCTACTtggatactttattttaatttggctTTTATTATCAtcttcattatttaaatgtttttttaattttaaacttaattttgtaGTTTGATTTTCATAATTGTTATACAAATTTCTTAGGCTAGCCAGTAACCcacataatttttcaaatatatattaagtaggttaaatgattttaatgagCTTAATTGTTTTAAAGATCAACAGATGTTTTATTGCactgttttaatatttcactctaaaaaaaagcaaattatccaatttctttttttaatataaattttaataaaatttttgcatctcgtaatattatcattttgaatattacgatataattttttgtgacaatgatatttagaatttttaatttttgtctggAGCCCCTATAAAATTGTGGGCCTCAGGGAAGCGCCCCTTCTGTGCCCTTTTAAATGTGGTCTgttcataatttaatagtataaatagaatttaaaatagaatataggaatagtttttttttacattttactttataatttattcaataagtaataaatttacaaattgttgACCAaagataaatcataaaaatgaacCATTTGTAAACTTGtatgatttgattttaatttttaacttataaaaatacaatcattatcatatcattaattttaataaaaattatactaataactatAGTTACTTATAAGTAAgtactttaattataataaagatttaatgtaatgtataattttataatatacctgttattgttgtttaaatttcaaaaattgtgatttaaaaacatGTGTTATATTGATAGTATTGTATATGATAACTTTGTGTCATTGACCActgttataatagaaaaaaatctagcaacgttgatttttttatgagaattattaaagttaatatttaatatatttatgagattaaaaatgcttaaacgtacaattatatatatcatgtatatttttatattacaattgtatttcaaacaatattaatcGCAGGAAAAGAACaactttacttttatttatatactatgctaatttaattatgttaaagtAACCTTACGAAAACTCcgattaattaatgataataataacagagAGCGTGatctaaatttaaagaaattagttagaaaaaaaatgttatatttagaaacatttatatgttaatattatatattaacctaCTGATACTTTATACAGAGGTTTTGAATGAGCAAACTCTTAATTACGTAAtacgttttttaatataatacgtggGTTAAAAATCTATCTTGGGTCATACACGAAAACGTCTTGTTGGCTATAAAAGTGTTACCCGCATAGGCGCCCATGTACATGGGTGCCTGGATGCTCGAAATATTGGAAACGGtccatacatttataacaaaagaaataaaaaacgcGGAAAACTGGtactattcaaaatttaattttcaggggtcctaaaatatttacaatgtttataatagAATTTCGAGAAATCACAATCGTCaacaagttaaatttaaataatactaaaaacaaaaaaattatgttagcaATCAAAATTAACCAAAAACACAAATAAGTACATACAAAGTAGCAGgcaggtaaaataaatataaaatataggtacaatatatataatataaaataatttatgattaataataattatttagtatactttgctatattatttaaaaattgtcctatttgaatttatttatttaagaagctCTCACATTCGTTGTGTAGTTTGTCTtgcaaagtattttttttttttttgaacttttagGCGGTAAGCTATTGTGTATATTTGATTCAAAACGGGTTCTTAAAGGTATTATTTTCACTCGCAGTCACTCGTGAGTCGTGGTTTCCCATCGGTCGTcggtaaaatgaaattaaaaagattttgttgatattttattattttttttttttttgataaaagtttGGGAAACCTTGACTATTGTGGACCGTACCAGTATTCTGCGTTTATAAAGACCGTACCAGTTTTCCGTTTACAGGGTGCCTGGGGGCTCAGGCACCCATTGAAATTATGGGGTATTGGGCAGTGGGCACCCATTAGAATATTGGATTTTATGGGGACATTATATTGACCAGACACTAAGCCTCATTCtccaaattttacatttatgccTATGATACCAAGACACCCATTAAGTTTTTTAGAACTTGGCTTATATGGTTACCCGATTCATGTCACTCGTGGGACTTAGCGGTAAACGACGGTTACAGTCGTCTTCACCATTTAATCACTGTAGAACTATATTAACTGTAGAACAAACTATAAAATCACAAGATGCTAGTATATTAGAATTCACAGACTATACACTAGAATCATATATACAAATTGAcgcttattattatcaacattacGCACGGCAAACAATTGCGAATCATTCTATAGAAATTTCGGGTATCGCAAAAcagattaacaaataaaaagaaggatacatttttaaaaaaaatggaagaATTAGAAACTAATAGAAACCAAAAATGACTCAAATTGAATTTATGAGACaactgtaatttaaatttttacttgataataatatgactatgATTACTATgttcttttaagttataatttttaaccaggccatattataacgataatattgaCAGTCCTAAGTCTTATAAAATGCGAAGGaaaatattgattgtaaatttttaacatacattttaaattttattataaaaaaataccagagacgcaatttatatatatgcacCAAGAATACAATACTCGGGACGCAATTTACATCAAAAAGGTACATTTTTTACcctatttatactgttttatagtttttacaacaacatgttatttaattaaaagttaacaacaataatataatatatggtatgagcttatactatatgttattataataattaaacaccaataaaataataaatgcaatatattcggtaaaaattaaatcaaactaaCATAAGAGAAGTAAAAAGAATTACTTttacttacttttataattactttttttttttatcaaaaaatatattattatcatgaaacATACTTAATGGTATAGACAGATCTTCTTTACTTAAAATCGTTAGATttgatatataattgaattcaaatttaacacacccattacAGTGTTCCATCCGACATCTTTTGACCAGTAGAGTGGTACCCACTTCCTTTCGATCTTTATAATATTGCACTATTAACAACACAAATTATCATAGTCAATTAATTAAGCAAGACTGAAAGAAATTATGTAGCTATTATGTAGGCTAACAATAATATCAAGACAAATACAGTCGAGTCGCAATaactcgaattttttttattcccctagaaatatatattatattatataaattaatataaattcgagtttTTATCTCActtcaacttcgagttatcgcggtttgattgtattaaatatttataatttttaatataaactacctaatataaaataatatataataacagacttcttttaaattgttaaatctgAAAGTAGgatttttttctgatttcaGAATAATCaatgcaataaaaattgtatcgCCGCAATAATCCTCGTAATATTAATCGTATAATAAcagaaatattagtattttatttgaatttgcaTATAATATGCAAGTTGTTTAGGTTTTTGTATTTTGTCTTTCCTCAATTTTTGGAGCAGTtaagaagtaataataatgaggGAAGTaaagaacaatattttactattttagagacaatgaaaatataaaaaaggactataataatattaataataataatagggcCCTTTTCTCATAGTTGCGTTTCATTTTTTACATAtctttggtttttaatattgattgaatcttattattatcttttattcttTTCATTGAATCAATGAATCGGTacttattaagatttaaaattttattcattttcacCATTGACGATCTTCTGCACAGGGACGCACCTATTTTGCCTATATGTAACGCCGTATTACAATTAATAGAGGTGACAACTAGGATCACGATTATTGTTTCAATGACTCCTTGATTTGGTCTAAATgactaaatgttaaaaaataaaaatattgttaagagGTTATGAGTcttaatgtctataatattacgaacatatacaatataataagcgATAAACagccaaatataatttttaattatacttaagg includes:
- the LOC132922172 gene encoding UBX domain-containing protein 6 isoform X1; this encodes MSDKLKKFFQKKKADVKFKRAGPGHRLNEGTATAKTVTKQGETSRVCRVEPTDEAKQAAAAALARFESKKTTTGPLNISLAAIKSRARKELEAERKNVNQNIDTFTCSEEENTSVEVPGPLATSGIYFQCPMIGLEVLPQEEWHIKIEEFIKEQMKDDPILQSILLIQNCNHNRTKVEECIKLLVTYAENIIRNKDEEKYRKVRLTNKTFVEKVLPIKGAIEFLESIGFVKKKLMYQEQEEDFLVFPEECLDNLASVQTTVDDLQSAERIQLVLDRNVQVLLPSQASTKVSLPPEFFIVSTAEIKAEYQKRTEKLESEMILKTKNMRMKEQNRYKSNYKYCLIRIKFPDCLILQGTFGVNEHLSDVLEFVKESVFDEQRPFKLRLSSGSTFENEHENMTLSELNLVPTTVLLFTNDPPENNEEHPYLKDELMALVQ
- the LOC132922172 gene encoding UBX domain-containing protein 6 isoform X2: MKPNRQQLQPWLGLKVKRPPPALLTLGTLLVFSSLAAIKSRARKELEAERKNVNQNIDTFTCSEEENTSVEVPGPLATSGIYFQCPMIGLEVLPQEEWHIKIEEFIKEQMKDDPILQSILLIQNCNHNRTKVEECIKLLVTYAENIIRNKDEEKYRKVRLTNKTFVEKVLPIKGAIEFLESIGFVKKKLMYQEQEEDFLVFPEECLDNLASVQTTVDDLQSAERIQLVLDRNVQVLLPSQASTKVSLPPEFFIVSTAEIKAEYQKRTEKLESEMILKTKNMRMKEQNRYKSNYKYCLIRIKFPDCLILQGTFGVNEHLSDVLEFVKESVFDEQRPFKLRLSSGSTFENEHENMTLSELNLVPTTVLLFTNDPPENNEEHPYLKDELMALVQ
- the LOC132922297 gene encoding uncharacterized protein LOC132922297 — protein: MDNKAVYQPMVTDEPQNEVQNSNIHPLSSDHMNISVAFKEIVSKDPPRYTKFLEAVNKTFEEISDCVGPEEFKNIMGNISFLKSKRNVTNLLTTLKSQISNLMSKHFEQIIEEENLSELFTKKNSLNEEEAKKYYIDNNSMEIIELEELLHQLDLQIMGLEETNEVLFNQGKFNKQRFDQLSERITMLIDDCQIKYTDCVQQTDLIRKDFTNILKDP